A window of the Nitrospirota bacterium genome harbors these coding sequences:
- a CDS encoding DNA translocase FtsK gives MKTKRKNEIKGVLFLTLSLFLLISLISYDPHDPSFTTSGKSMVSNLIGLTGSYLSDILLSLFGVTSYLLPVYLFIMGIKKLRDPSDEAGAFFNKWNSLGTTGLFFSLPAALNILLPKWPSVSGEWILLDETGGMLGKMETHLFSRYFGDVGSYLATFSLLLLSMMFLTHFSPWRFGENFIGNLYRFLVRLRQLVVISILKTRKIKENARKAGKTLIPKPKPKIVTVPPPMAEPEKEAPEKERVPILPVKGDYQLPPLTLLDPPPPAEEKMSKEELEFNAQLLKKKLLDFGIEGNVSEVHPGPVITLYEFEPAPGIKVNQITNLSDDLALAMKAMRVRIVAPIPGKAAVGIEIPNRAREVVSLKQLITPQASSTLKLPLFLGKDISGQPVTADFTEMPHLLVAGATGSGKSVALNSMVLSLLFSKRPSELKMMMIDPKMLELTTYNDIPHLIKPVITQPREAAKGLQEIVLEMQRRYKTLAESGVRNIEGYHKFKPHQKKNPSVEEGEELPPKTMPYLVIIIDELADLMMTSQKEVEESIGRLAQMGRASGIHLLLATQRPSVDVLTGVIKANFPARISFQVSSKTDSRTILDANGAEQLLGKGDMLYLVPGTGKITRIHGPYVSEDEIKRIVSFIKAQEKPNYDEYKLPTVPDRHPGEMTDERDDMYEQARELVISTGQASASLIQRRLRVGYPRAARMIEMMQEDGVVGPANGAKQRQVLIKRSPEE, from the coding sequence ATGAAAACAAAGAGAAAAAATGAAATAAAGGGGGTCTTGTTTCTGACCCTCTCCCTTTTTTTGCTGATCAGCCTGATTTCTTACGATCCTCACGATCCGTCTTTTACAACATCTGGGAAATCCATGGTATCAAATCTAATCGGCCTGACGGGTTCCTATCTTTCAGACATTTTGTTATCCCTGTTTGGGGTGACTTCGTATTTACTTCCCGTTTATCTTTTCATCATGGGGATCAAGAAATTGAGGGATCCTTCTGATGAGGCCGGTGCTTTCTTCAATAAATGGAACTCCCTTGGAACGACGGGTCTTTTCTTTTCACTCCCTGCGGCTTTGAATATTCTCCTTCCGAAATGGCCCTCTGTTTCAGGAGAATGGATACTTCTGGATGAAACCGGCGGCATGCTTGGCAAAATGGAGACGCATCTGTTTAGCCGCTATTTCGGAGATGTCGGCAGTTATCTGGCCACGTTTTCACTTCTCCTTCTGTCCATGATGTTTCTGACCCATTTTTCGCCCTGGCGGTTTGGTGAAAACTTTATAGGAAATCTTTACAGATTTCTGGTTCGATTACGGCAACTTGTGGTCATCTCGATTCTCAAAACCCGCAAGATTAAGGAAAATGCCCGAAAAGCAGGCAAGACTCTGATTCCCAAACCAAAACCCAAAATCGTCACAGTCCCTCCCCCAATGGCTGAACCTGAGAAGGAAGCGCCGGAAAAAGAACGCGTTCCGATTTTACCTGTCAAAGGGGACTACCAGTTGCCCCCATTAACTCTTTTAGATCCTCCGCCGCCGGCAGAAGAAAAGATGTCCAAGGAGGAGCTCGAATTTAATGCCCAGCTTTTAAAGAAAAAACTTTTGGATTTTGGAATCGAAGGCAATGTGTCGGAAGTCCATCCGGGTCCTGTCATTACGCTATATGAATTTGAGCCTGCGCCCGGCATTAAGGTCAATCAGATTACCAATTTGTCCGACGACCTGGCCTTGGCCATGAAGGCCATGAGAGTCAGAATTGTCGCACCCATTCCGGGAAAGGCCGCCGTGGGCATTGAAATTCCCAATCGAGCCCGGGAAGTGGTCTCTCTCAAACAACTCATCACCCCTCAAGCGTCTTCCACTTTGAAACTCCCGCTTTTTCTGGGAAAGGATATCTCCGGACAGCCGGTCACAGCCGATTTTACGGAAATGCCCCATCTTCTGGTGGCCGGCGCCACCGGGTCGGGAAAGAGCGTCGCCCTGAATTCGATGGTTCTGAGCCTCCTCTTTTCAAAGCGTCCCAGCGAACTCAAAATGATGATGATTGATCCCAAAATGCTTGAGCTCACCACCTACAATGATATTCCTCACCTCATCAAGCCGGTCATTACCCAGCCTCGAGAGGCTGCAAAGGGACTCCAGGAAATCGTATTGGAAATGCAGAGAAGATACAAAACACTTGCAGAAAGCGGCGTTCGAAATATCGAGGGATATCACAAATTCAAGCCGCATCAAAAAAAGAATCCGTCCGTTGAGGAAGGTGAAGAGCTTCCTCCGAAAACGATGCCCTATCTTGTCATTATCATCGACGAACTGGCTGATTTAATGATGACGTCCCAAAAGGAGGTCGAGGAATCTATAGGAAGGTTGGCCCAAATGGGAAGGGCCTCCGGAATTCATCTCCTTCTGGCGACCCAGCGCCCTTCTGTCGATGTCCTCACCGGAGTCATTAAAGCTAATTTTCCAGCCAGGATTTCGTTTCAGGTCTCATCTAAAACCGATTCCAGAACGATACTCGACGCAAATGGAGCCGAACAACTCCTCGGAAAAGGAGATATGCTTTACCTGGTCCCGGGAACCGGAAAGATCACCCGGATCCACGGTCCCTATGTCAGCGAAGACGAAATCAAGAGGATTGTCTCTTTTATTAAGGCCCAGGAAAAGCCGAATTATGATGAATATAAGCTTCCGACAGTTCCAGATCGTCATCCGGGCGAGATGACCGATGAGCGGGACGATATGTATGAACAGGCCAGGGAACTGGTCATCTCTACCGGTCAGGCCTCGGCGTCCCTGATTCAAAGGCGGTTGAGGGTCGGCTATCCCCGGGCCGCAAGAATGATCGAAATGATGCAAGAAGATGGGGTGGTCGGGCCCGCTAACGGAGCAAAACAGAGACAAGTCCTGATCAAGAGATCCCCTGAGGAATAG
- a CDS encoding YajQ family cyclic di-GMP-binding protein has translation MPEQNSFDIVSKVDMQELKNAMDQATKEIKQRFDFKDSISSIVLEKDEVILTSDDSYRLKSVIDILQSKLIKRNISLKSLEYEKIEEALGKTVRQKIKIKQGIASETAKEITKEIKNAKLKVQAQIQGDQVRVVGKSRDELQSAIALLKKKDFGADLQFTNFR, from the coding sequence ATGCCTGAACAAAATTCATTTGACATTGTCTCAAAAGTAGATATGCAGGAATTAAAGAATGCGATGGATCAGGCCACGAAAGAAATTAAACAGCGATTTGATTTTAAAGACAGCATCAGTTCCATCGTTCTTGAAAAAGATGAAGTCATTCTCACTTCGGATGATTCCTACCGACTGAAAAGCGTCATTGACATTCTGCAGTCCAAATTGATTAAACGCAACATCTCTCTCAAATCGCTCGAATACGAAAAAATAGAAGAAGCGCTCGGGAAAACCGTCCGGCAGAAAATAAAAATCAAACAGGGCATTGCTTCTGAAACCGCAAAAGAGATTACCAAAGAAATCAAAAACGCGAAATTGAAAGTTCAGGCCCAGATCCAGGGAGACCAGGTTCGAGTGGTTGGAAAAAGCAGAGACGAACTGCAATCTGCCATCGCCCTCCTGAAAAAAAAGGATTTCGGCGCCGATCTTCAATTCACCAACTTTAGATAG
- a CDS encoding outer membrane lipoprotein carrier protein LolA — translation MAKIFQVLSLSVLMTFLFLKTGLANDSALEALLSHIQDTYNVVTDITASFEQETTLQEFKTSIKSSGNLYLKKKDKMKLAYNHPRKEMILINGREIMTFLPDEHQAVKGIFSKEQESRLPMRLLSGEAILKDEFQIHWDPRHSNTRILLLLIPLQKDSPLEKVELEIDPVTFLIKQMKLFQENQNTSLFIFSNVRINRGIKESFFLFTPPEGTEILNSTGSTK, via the coding sequence ATGGCAAAAATTTTTCAGGTTCTGAGTTTATCGGTATTGATGACGTTTCTCTTCTTAAAGACCGGGCTCGCCAATGATTCTGCTCTGGAAGCGCTTCTTTCTCATATTCAGGATACCTACAACGTGGTCACCGATATAACGGCATCTTTCGAGCAGGAAACAACCCTGCAGGAATTCAAGACTTCGATTAAATCCAGCGGGAATCTCTACCTGAAAAAGAAAGATAAAATGAAACTGGCTTATAATCATCCCAGAAAAGAGATGATTCTGATTAACGGCAGGGAGATCATGACCTTCCTTCCCGACGAACATCAGGCGGTAAAGGGAATCTTTTCAAAAGAACAGGAATCCAGACTCCCGATGCGCCTGCTTTCAGGAGAAGCCATCCTGAAAGACGAATTTCAAATTCACTGGGACCCGCGACATTCAAACACCCGGATTCTGCTTCTTTTAATACCCCTCCAGAAGGACTCTCCCCTGGAAAAAGTCGAACTGGAGATTGACCCCGTCACATTTCTTATCAAGCAAATGAAACTATTTCAAGAAAACCAAAATACATCATTGTTCATCTTTTCAAACGTCCGGATCAACCGCGGGATCAAAGAGAGTTTTTTCCTGTTTACGCCTCCCGAAGGAACGGAAATTCTCAACTCGACCGGTTCTACGAAATAG
- a CDS encoding ribonuclease J: MEQPVLHKKALSIIPLGGLGEVGMNMMVYEYDEDIIIVDAGLMFPDQEMLGIDVVIPDFTYLKENASKIRGIVITHGHEDHIGALPYLLSELNAPVYATPLTIGLIQAKLKEWDIRQSEMFSVRPRESISLGVFKVEFIRVTHSIVDGAALGISTPVGRIVHTGDFKIDQTPVDGERTDIQKLGEYGDAGTLVLLSDSTNAERPGYTLSEKVVGRAFDEIFSLKKSRLIVATFSSNIHRIQQAIHAAKLSGRKIFLSGKSMTKNTQIAAELGYLDLPPDILVKLENVNSYPDDQVVILTTGSQGEPLSALFRMAIDDHKQVKIKAGDTVLLSSRVIPGNEKAISRIINHLFRRGAEVIYERVSDIHVSGHASQEELKMMINLVRPKFFIPIHGEYRQLLHHARIAEGLDIKKENIEIIEDGDVIALSEDRMEKRGKVHAGRIFIDGKGVGDVADFVLRDRKHIGQDGIIVLIIGLDKVTGEIVSGPEFISKGFVSEEEAYSLFSELKLLVLKLLGEMNQEVKSEWIVVEGMVKKTLGKFIYKQIERRPMIIPIILEL, from the coding sequence ATGGAGCAGCCGGTATTGCATAAAAAAGCTCTTTCCATCATTCCCCTCGGAGGACTCGGGGAAGTGGGAATGAATATGATGGTCTACGAATACGATGAGGATATTATCATCGTCGATGCGGGCCTCATGTTTCCGGACCAGGAGATGCTTGGAATCGATGTCGTCATTCCTGATTTCACCTACCTTAAAGAAAATGCCTCAAAAATCAGGGGAATCGTCATTACCCATGGACATGAAGATCATATTGGCGCTCTCCCTTATCTTCTCTCCGAATTAAATGCACCGGTTTATGCGACCCCCTTAACGATCGGACTGATTCAAGCCAAACTCAAAGAATGGGATATTCGCCAATCAGAAATGTTTTCCGTCAGACCGCGGGAATCCATATCGCTTGGCGTATTTAAGGTGGAATTTATCCGCGTGACACATAGCATCGTAGATGGCGCTGCGCTTGGAATCAGCACACCGGTCGGCAGAATCGTACATACGGGAGACTTCAAAATTGATCAAACTCCGGTAGACGGAGAAAGAACCGATATTCAAAAACTGGGGGAATACGGGGACGCCGGAACACTGGTGCTCCTCTCTGACAGTACCAACGCGGAACGGCCAGGCTATACGTTGTCCGAGAAAGTGGTCGGCAGAGCCTTTGACGAAATCTTTTCCCTGAAAAAATCCCGGCTCATCGTCGCCACTTTTTCATCCAATATTCACCGGATTCAACAAGCCATACACGCTGCAAAACTGTCGGGCAGAAAAATCTTTCTTTCCGGTAAAAGCATGACAAAAAATACCCAGATCGCTGCTGAACTTGGATACCTTGACCTGCCTCCCGATATCCTGGTCAAACTCGAAAACGTCAATAGCTACCCGGATGATCAGGTCGTGATTCTCACGACAGGGAGTCAGGGAGAACCGCTCTCTGCTCTTTTTAGAATGGCCATAGATGATCACAAACAGGTCAAGATCAAGGCGGGAGACACCGTTCTTCTCTCTTCACGGGTCATTCCTGGCAATGAAAAGGCTATCAGCAGGATTATCAACCATCTTTTCAGGCGAGGTGCCGAAGTCATTTATGAGCGGGTATCGGACATTCATGTTTCAGGACATGCCAGCCAGGAAGAATTAAAAATGATGATCAACCTCGTGAGGCCGAAATTTTTTATTCCGATACACGGAGAGTACCGCCAGCTCCTTCATCATGCGCGAATCGCGGAGGGGCTCGATATCAAAAAAGAGAATATCGAGATCATTGAAGATGGCGATGTCATTGCGCTTTCGGAAGACCGGATGGAAAAAAGGGGGAAAGTTCATGCCGGAAGAATTTTTATCGATGGAAAAGGTGTGGGAGACGTCGCCGATTTCGTACTCAGAGACAGAAAACATATCGGACAGGACGGAATCATTGTGCTCATCATCGGACTCGATAAGGTGACAGGAGAAATTGTATCCGGGCCGGAATTTATATCAAAAGGATTTGTTTCCGAAGAAGAGGCTTACAGTCTATTTTCCGAATTGAAACTCCTGGTTTTGAAGCTACTCGGAGAAATGAATCAGGAAGTTAAATCCGAATGGATCGTGGTCGAGGGGATGGTCAAAAAAACGTTGGGGAAATTTATTTACAAACAGATTGAACGAAGACCGATGATTATTCCAATTATCCTGGAGCTATGA
- a CDS encoding DUF4442 domain-containing protein: MNLDATTSQREGRQRRESFRSKITRWGFNCFPAYFFSGARITYIAHDFKEVQIKIPLTWRTRNYVGTLFGGSLYASVDPIYMIMLIKILGKEYIVWDKSAMIHFKKPGRSVLFARFLLQEDELQEIRRLSSQNHSIDRVYSVELVDKEGVVHASVEKVVYVRRISRSSPE; encoded by the coding sequence TTGAATCTTGACGCGACGACCTCCCAAAGAGAGGGCCGCCAAAGGAGAGAATCCTTTCGTTCAAAAATAACCCGATGGGGATTCAATTGTTTTCCAGCCTATTTCTTTTCGGGGGCCCGAATCACCTATATCGCGCATGACTTCAAAGAGGTTCAGATTAAGATTCCTCTTACCTGGCGAACTCGAAATTATGTGGGGACCCTTTTCGGTGGTAGCCTGTACGCATCGGTGGACCCCATCTATATGATTATGCTGATTAAGATCCTCGGAAAAGAATACATCGTCTGGGACAAATCGGCGATGATTCATTTCAAAAAACCGGGCAGATCCGTCCTTTTCGCCCGATTTCTGCTTCAAGAAGACGAATTACAGGAAATTCGCCGTTTGTCCAGCCAAAATCATTCCATTGACCGCGTCTATTCTGTCGAATTGGTCGACAAAGAAGGTGTGGTCCATGCGTCGGTTGAAAAAGTCGTCTATGTTCGGCGCATTTCCCGTTCCTCCCCGGAATAA
- a CDS encoding response regulator transcription factor: MSRQILIIEDDSLVSDIIIAVLVKEGFIPALARTGAEALKKISQTPPDLILLDLGLPDIEGSEIAKSIRKSKKTTDIPIIMLTGKNTLADKLSGFEQGADDYLSKPFDPKELMARIYALLKRFPAKIRQAHAQTTYGNNLVLDSERHEVMHEGKEVWLTPKEFSLLEFFIKNQGKVQSRQVLLKEIWGKVSQETTRTVDVHIRRLRSKIPSLETDLITIKPMGYKLKDLSTS; this comes from the coding sequence ATGTCGAGACAAATATTGATTATTGAAGACGATTCATTGGTATCGGATATTATCATTGCCGTGTTGGTCAAGGAAGGATTTATTCCGGCCCTTGCCAGAACCGGTGCGGAAGCACTCAAGAAGATCTCTCAAACTCCTCCTGATCTCATCTTGCTCGATCTCGGCCTTCCCGATATAGAAGGGTCTGAAATTGCCAAGTCGATCCGGAAATCAAAAAAAACAACCGATATTCCGATTATTATGCTGACCGGCAAAAATACCCTTGCTGACAAATTGTCCGGATTTGAACAAGGGGCGGATGATTACCTGTCAAAACCATTTGATCCGAAAGAATTGATGGCGAGGATTTACGCGTTGCTTAAGAGATTCCCTGCAAAGATCAGGCAGGCCCATGCGCAGACCACATACGGAAACAATCTGGTTTTGGATTCAGAGCGTCATGAAGTGATGCATGAGGGGAAAGAGGTCTGGCTCACACCCAAAGAGTTCTCTCTCCTTGAGTTTTTTATCAAAAACCAGGGAAAGGTACAATCCCGTCAAGTCCTTTTAAAGGAAATCTGGGGAAAAGTCTCCCAGGAAACCACACGGACCGTTGACGTTCATATCCGAAGACTCCGTTCAAAAATTCCTTCTCTTGAGACAGACTTGATTACGATAAAACCGATGGGGTATAAACTAAAAGATCTCTCCACTTCTTGA
- the lepB gene encoding signal peptidase I, producing the protein MKNHLLKKAWEYSQSLVIAFVLSMIIKVTVVEAFVVPTGSMEPTIAVGDRFFSNKLVYHFRTPHEGEIVIFTPPSQATPNGSIPFVKRVIGVEGDWVEVRDGMVFVNHQPIHEKYVKEHPRYQLMPLQVPHDTLFVLGDNRNNSYDSHVWGFVPLGNIKAKATFRFWPLTRIGFVS; encoded by the coding sequence ATGAAAAACCATCTCCTAAAGAAAGCATGGGAATATTCCCAAAGTCTTGTTATTGCTTTTGTCCTGTCCATGATCATCAAGGTGACCGTCGTCGAAGCCTTCGTCGTTCCGACCGGTTCCATGGAACCCACCATCGCCGTGGGAGACAGGTTCTTCAGTAACAAATTGGTTTATCATTTCCGGACTCCCCACGAAGGGGAAATCGTCATTTTTACTCCTCCCAGTCAGGCAACGCCCAATGGATCGATCCCGTTTGTCAAAAGAGTCATCGGCGTGGAAGGCGATTGGGTTGAAGTCCGGGATGGCATGGTCTTCGTCAACCACCAGCCCATACATGAAAAATATGTCAAAGAACATCCCAGATATCAACTGATGCCCCTGCAGGTCCCGCACGATACACTTTTCGTGCTTGGAGACAACCGAAATAATAGCTATGACAGCCACGTCTGGGGGTTCGTTCCGCTTGGAAACATCAAAGCCAAAGCCACGTTCAGATTTTGGCCGCTCACCCGGATTGGATTTGTCTCTTAA
- a CDS encoding TonB-dependent receptor, with amino-acid sequence MKKLIKFLTVAFLFSSMESESRAGEEIFQFYQEEAEVITASKKPEKIGEAPGVITVVTRKEIEQYGAVNLIDILNRVPSLQEMSSHLWVQGKSVIRGDLLTHSDSHVLILINGRPFREMQEGTADNTFYKGFPVEMIDRIEIIRGPGSVLYGSNAVAGIINVITQNRDDSSNLPLTLKYTGGWGSFGSKLQSLTAGSKLQTLSADARGKDWNLIFAYNVFQDDGWDFNAGTARPASPNLYDETEYGERNSSLSGFFDYNQRLSIQIFYSHVENRSLGTLPYWANEADMDSKRLFYDIGYRHPLSKTWELKFNVTQNNYDKGITYIQTGLQEPDKSLGTLEELSLGGEIWEKWNIILGLIYDERKSVEVISAIPNVQRAAIPGGFYNRTESGYLQSDFRIFENLKVIGGVQYNSIETGDHDWVKRAGAIYDLSETVGIKFLYAEAFRGPTAQERYSNLTNVLLGNPLLTPEKVTTIDAQVLIHGARAQSAFTFFTSKMEDLIIRIPYSGSTQTFTNSGEKNIWGLEFEGKWRINEPFSLNGSATYQNERDQTLFIPNYMAKIGIAYDLDPLTAGLFLSHFGKPHENSGVPLNEGAEAINLLTLNGTYHFRYYIPMALNLFWNNILNDDMSYPEFSKGWVNTLPIGPGSGIVARLSVSY; translated from the coding sequence TTGAAAAAATTAATCAAATTTCTAACAGTCGCATTTCTCTTTTCAAGTATGGAATCAGAGTCCCGGGCCGGGGAAGAGATTTTCCAATTCTATCAGGAGGAGGCGGAAGTGATTACCGCTTCCAAAAAACCTGAAAAAATTGGAGAGGCCCCGGGTGTGATCACGGTGGTCACCCGAAAAGAGATTGAACAATACGGTGCCGTAAATCTCATCGACATTTTAAATCGGGTGCCGAGCCTGCAAGAGATGAGCTCTCATCTCTGGGTACAGGGCAAGTCTGTGATTCGGGGGGACCTTCTGACGCATTCGGACTCCCATGTCCTCATCTTAATCAATGGGCGACCGTTTCGGGAGATGCAGGAAGGAACTGCTGACAATACCTTTTACAAAGGCTTTCCTGTTGAAATGATCGACAGGATCGAGATCATTCGAGGCCCGGGATCCGTCCTGTACGGGTCCAATGCAGTAGCAGGAATTATTAATGTGATTACGCAAAATCGGGATGATTCTTCGAACCTTCCATTGACGTTGAAATATACCGGAGGTTGGGGATCATTTGGTTCTAAACTTCAGTCGCTGACCGCTGGATCGAAACTTCAGACCCTGTCCGCAGACGCTCGGGGCAAGGACTGGAATTTGATTTTTGCCTACAATGTTTTTCAGGATGACGGGTGGGACTTCAATGCGGGAACCGCTCGACCCGCTTCTCCGAATCTATATGACGAAACGGAATACGGTGAGAGAAATTCAAGCCTTTCAGGTTTTTTCGACTACAACCAAAGACTGTCGATCCAGATTTTCTATTCTCATGTCGAAAATCGCTCTCTGGGAACACTGCCCTACTGGGCCAATGAAGCCGATATGGATTCAAAGCGGCTGTTTTACGATATTGGTTACCGGCACCCTTTGTCAAAAACCTGGGAACTTAAATTCAATGTCACCCAAAATAACTACGATAAAGGAATTACCTATATTCAAACGGGATTGCAGGAGCCCGATAAGTCCCTGGGCACACTTGAAGAGCTTTCTCTGGGGGGAGAAATCTGGGAAAAATGGAATATTATTTTGGGTCTGATTTATGATGAGAGGAAGAGTGTCGAAGTCATTTCGGCCATTCCAAACGTTCAACGCGCCGCCATCCCCGGAGGATTTTATAACCGGACGGAATCAGGTTATTTGCAGTCCGATTTCCGTATTTTCGAAAACCTGAAAGTTATCGGAGGGGTGCAATATAACAGTATCGAAACCGGGGATCATGATTGGGTTAAAAGAGCCGGAGCGATTTATGATTTGAGCGAAACCGTCGGCATTAAATTCCTCTATGCAGAAGCTTTCAGAGGTCCAACGGCCCAGGAGCGGTATTCTAATCTGACCAATGTCTTGCTTGGCAATCCGTTGTTAACACCGGAAAAGGTGACGACCATAGACGCTCAGGTTTTAATCCATGGTGCCCGGGCGCAATCTGCCTTCACCTTTTTCACCAGCAAAATGGAAGACCTGATTATCCGGATCCCCTATTCAGGAAGCACCCAAACCTTTACCAATTCGGGGGAAAAAAATATCTGGGGACTTGAATTTGAAGGAAAATGGCGGATCAATGAACCTTTTTCCCTGAACGGATCGGCAACCTATCAAAATGAAAGAGATCAGACGCTCTTTATCCCCAACTATATGGCCAAAATCGGGATCGCCTATGACCTCGACCCTCTGACGGCAGGTCTCTTTCTTTCCCACTTCGGGAAGCCGCATGAAAACAGCGGAGTCCCTCTCAACGAGGGTGCCGAAGCCATCAATCTCCTAACACTCAATGGGACTTATCATTTCCGATATTATATTCCGATGGCGTTAAACCTATTCTGGAATAACATCTTGAACGATGATATGAGCTATCCCGAATTTTCAAAGGGCTGGGTCAATACTCTGCCGATTGGACCAGGGAGTGGTATCGTTGCCAGACTGTCTGTTTCCTATTAA
- the rnhC gene encoding ribonuclease HIII produces MMNKPKTWIGTDESGKGDYFGPLVIAGVCLNAKIGEILTALGVKDSKKMTDKKILDLFPLIQKEALASEIVAISPEKYNDLYKKMKNLNFLLAWGHARVIENILIQIECQSALTDQFGDKSLVEKALMARGKKIVLEQRPGAEEDIAVAAASVLARGEFLQKMENLSKKEGVLLPRGASEKVVQTATALFHRKGMEGLNRVAKIHFKTTQAVLGA; encoded by the coding sequence ATGATGAATAAACCTAAAACCTGGATCGGTACCGACGAATCGGGAAAAGGAGACTATTTTGGGCCGCTTGTCATTGCCGGGGTCTGCCTGAACGCGAAAATCGGCGAGATATTGACTGCCTTAGGCGTCAAGGATAGTAAAAAAATGACAGATAAGAAAATTCTGGATCTCTTTCCTCTCATACAGAAAGAGGCTCTGGCTTCCGAAATTGTGGCGATCAGTCCTGAAAAATACAATGATTTATACAAAAAAATGAAGAACTTGAATTTCCTTCTGGCTTGGGGACACGCAAGGGTAATCGAAAATATCCTTATTCAGATTGAGTGCCAGTCCGCTCTGACGGACCAGTTTGGAGACAAATCCTTGGTTGAAAAGGCATTAATGGCACGAGGGAAAAAGATCGTTCTTGAACAACGTCCCGGAGCCGAGGAAGATATTGCGGTTGCGGCAGCCTCCGTATTGGCCAGAGGGGAGTTCCTGCAGAAAATGGAAAATCTATCTAAAAAAGAGGGAGTTCTTCTCCCAAGAGGTGCTTCCGAAAAAGTGGTGCAGACCGCCACTGCGTTGTTTCATCGAAAGGGAATGGAAGGATTGAACCGGGTGGCAAAAATTCATTTCAAAACAACTCAAGCCGTCTTGGGCGCATAA